The Flammeovirga yaeyamensis genome segment CAAGATTCATTGAGACAAGAGGAGTCATTAAATGACGACGGTATGGATTTAGCACTTGTTAGTGTTGTAGAAAATGATGATAAAACTATAGATGTTGAATTCACAGGAGCTAAAAGACCTATCTATATTTTTAAACAACAATCTAAAGAATTGGAAGTTGTAAATGGAGATAGTAAATCTATTGGTTATACTACACGTAAAGTGAAAAACTTTACATCTAAGAAGTTAACCTTAGAGAAAGGAGATATTATCTATCTAAGTTCTGATGGATATGTTGATCAAAATAATTTGGATAGAAGAAAAATTGGTACCAACCGTTTGAAAAGCATCATCTTAGATAATGCAGCTCTTCCATTGGATCAGCAAAAAGAAAAATTAGAAATAGCTTTAGATGATCATCAAAAAGGTGGTGTTGAGCAAAGAGACGATATCACAATAATGGGTGTGAAACTATAGTCGTTTTTAAATAAAGTTTATAAAAAAGGTCTCAAAATCAAATGATTTTGAGACCTTTTTTATTGATCTGTAATGATGCTTAGTAAGAGAAATTATGCAACATAATTGGCATAACTAGCATTAATACATCTTCTGTATCTGGTTGATCTTGAGGAACAAGAAGACCTGCCATACCTGGTTCAGAAAGTCTTAAAGTTACTCTATCAGAAGAGATGTTATTAAGTATCTCGATTAAGAATTTAGCATTGAAGCCAATTTCTAAATCTTCACCATCGTGCTCACAGAATAATCTTTCCTTCGCCTCGTTTGAGAAGTCTAAGTCTTCTGCTGAAACAAATAATTCGTTGTCTTGAATTTTAAATCTTACTTGATTAGTTGTTTTGTTAGCATAAATAACAATACGTTTTAAACAGCCAAGTAATGCTTGTCTATCAAGAGTAACTAAATTATTATTGTTTAATGGAATTACATTTTCATAATCAGGGAAACGTTCGTCGATTAATCTTGAAATTAATCTCATTGTTCCAAATGTAAATACTGCATATTGATCATTAAATTCTAATGATACATTTGTTTCGTCTGCAGGAAGGATATTTTTAAGTTGAGTAAGTGCTTTTTTACCTAAGATAATAGGTTCCATCATACCACTTACTTCAATATCGTTTCTTCTGTAACGAACTAATCTATGCGAATCTGTAGCTACAAAATCTGAATGATCTTCAGTAAAGTTGAAGAATACACCATTCATATTTGGTTTCATATCATCGTTACTTGTAGCAAAAAGAGTGTATCCAATCGCATCTTGTAAAGTGATAGCAGACATAGCCAATGAACTAGACATTGCGATGTCTGGGTTCGAAGGATAATCTTCTGCATTCTCACCAGCCAATTTGTAACGTCCGTTAT includes the following:
- the dnaN gene encoding DNA polymerase III subunit beta, which produces MKFTASTSTILKQIQMLNGVIPNNPSMPILENFLFEIQGGLLKITASDMHTTIISEINVEADADANVAIPARMLTDTLKNLPEQPVTFSIDFDTYTIEIASDNGRYKLAGENAEDYPSNPDIAMSSSLAMSAITLQDAIGYTLFATSNDDMKPNMNGVFFNFTEDHSDFVATDSHRLVRYRRNDIEVSGMMEPIILGKKALTQLKNILPADETNVSLEFNDQYAVFTFGTMRLISRLIDERFPDYENVIPLNNNNLVTLDRQALLGCLKRIVIYANKTTNQVRFKIQDNELFVSAEDLDFSNEAKERLFCEHDGEDLEIGFNAKFLIEILNNISSDRVTLRLSEPGMAGLLVPQDQPDTEDVLMLVMPIMLHNFSY